The Mycolicibacterium brumae DNA window ACGGTGTTCGACGCCTCCTACGCGGGCAACCCGCTGGTCAACGCGATGTGCGTGGGCGTGCTCCGCAAGGAGGACCTGCACCTGGCGTTCGCGTCCGGCGCCGGCAACAAGATCATCCTGTTCGGCGCCCGCACCGGCTTGGACGGCATCGGTGGGGTGTCGGTGTTGGCCAGTGACACGTTCTCCGGCGACGAGTCCGGGTCCGGCCGCAAGAAACTACCGAGTGTGCAGGTCGGCGACCCGTTCACCGAGAAGGTGCTCATCGAGTGCTGCCTGGAGCTCTACGCCGCGCATCTGGTGGTCGGCATCCAGGACCTCGGCGGCGCCGGATTGTCTTGCGCCACTTCCGAACTCGCCTCCGCCGGTGACGGCGGGATGAAGATCGAGCTGGATGCGGTGCCGCTGCGCGCCACCGGCATGACCGCCGCCGAGGTGCTCTCCAGCGAGTCGCAGGAACGCATGTGCGCGGTGGTCACCCCCGACAACGTGGACGCGTTCATGGCCGTCTGCCGTAAATGGGACGTGCTGGCCACCGTGATCGGCGAGGTCACCGAGGGCGACCGGCTGATCATCGACTGGCACGGCGAGACCGTCGTCGACGTGCCGCCGCGCACCGTCGCGCACGAGGGCCCGGTCTACCAGCGGCCGGTGGCCCGCCCGGACAGCCAGGACGCGCTGATCGCCGACACCTCGGCTGGACTGGAGCGCGCGGTCACCGGCGAGCAGCTGCGCGACACGCTGCTGGCCATGCTGGCCAGCCCGGCGCTGTGCAGCCGCGCGTTCATCACCGAGCAGTACGACCGCTATGTCCGCGGCAACACCGTGCTCGCCGAGAACGCCGACGGCGGCGTGCTGCGCATTGACGAGCAGACCGGTCGCGGCATCGCGGTGTCCACCGACGCCTCGGGCCGCTACACCCAACTCGACCCGTACACCGGCGCGCAGCTGGCGCTGGCCGAGGCCTACCGCAACGTCGCCGTCACCGGCGCCACCCCGGTCGCCGTCACCAACTGCCTGAACTTCGGCTCCCCGGAGGACCCGGGCGTGATGTGGCAGTTCAGCCAGGCCGTCCGCGGGCTGGCCGACGGCTGCGCCGCGTTGGGGATCCCGGTCACCGGCGGCAACGTCAGCTTTTACAACCAGACCGGTGCGACGGCCATCCTGCCCACGCCGGTGGTCGGCGTGCTCGGCGTGATCGACGACGTCGCCCGGCGCATCCCCACCGGGCTGGGCGCCGAGCCGGGGGAGACGCTGCTGCTGCTCGGCGACACCCGCGACGAGTTCGACGGCTCCATCTGGGCTCAGGTCACCGGCGATCACCTCGGTGGCGTGCCGCCGCAGGTGGACCTGGACCGGGAGAAGCTGCTGGCCGAGGTGCTGACCGCGGCGTCCCGCGACGGGCTGCTCTCAGCCGCGCACGACCTCAGCGAAGGCGGACTGGCCCAGGCCGTCGTCGAGTCGGCGCTGGCCGGCGAGACCGGGGTGCGCCTGGTGCTGCCGGAGGGCGTCGACCCGTTTGTGCTGCTGTTCTCCGAATCCGCGGGCCGAGTGCTGGTGGCGGTGCCGCGCACCGAGGAGAGCCGATTCCGCGCCATGTGCGAGGCCCGAGCGCTGCCGTGCGAGCGGGTCGGCGTGGTCGATCAGGGCTCCGACGCGCTGGAGGTCCAGGGCCAGTTCAGCGTGACCCTCGCCGAGCTGCGCCGGGTGTGGGAAGCCACCCTGCCCAAGCTCTTCGGTTAGCACATCAGGGCGATGCGAGCAGCCGGAGAGCGCGGTCCTGTGTGTGTGTTGAGGCAGATCTCCGTCGTCTTGAGTGCGGCTAGGTCGGTGTTTGCGTCGAATCCTCGATCTGAGCGCACCCAGGATGGAGCGCGGGTCCCCAATCTCTACCGGGGCGCACACCGGATGAAGCCGCTCGTCGTGCCGCTCGCCTGGGCGGGCGTCGGGACCGCGCTGGCACTGGCCACCGGCCGCCTCACCGGGAACCGGCTGGGGCTGCGCGGCAAAGAAGTCCGCGACGGCGCGGTGTGGGGCGCGGCTGCGGCCACGACGGTCGGTCTCGCGGTCGCCGCCGGGACCGCGCTTCCGGCGGTGCGTGACGGCATGACCGAACGCACCCCGCCCGGGGACGGCTGGGGCTGGCTGGCCTGGCAGATCCCGGTCCAGACGGTGTGGACCGAGGAGATGATCTACCGCGGCGCGGTGAAAACCTGGGCGCAGCGGGCGTTCGGCCGCCGCCGCGGGCAACTGGCGCAGGCCGCGGTGTTCGGGCTCAGTCATGCCCCGGGCGCCTACCGCAACGGCGAATCGGTGCTGGGCACCGTCGCGGTCACCGGTGTGGCCGGCTGGGTGTTCGGGGAGCTCGCCGATCGGACCGGCAGCCTGCTGGCCCCGATGCTGGCGCACCTGGCGATCAACGAATCCGGCGCGATCGCCACCATGGCGGTGCGACGGGCCGGCGACAGAGCTGGTGCTGATGGCGCCCCGTAAACCCCCGGACCCGGCGGCCGCCCGCGCGGCGGTGCTGGCGCTTGCCGACTGGCTGCGCGACCCCGCCGTGGCCGAACCTGAGCGCGCGGCGCTGGCCGAGGCGGTCCGGCTGACCGCCCGCACGCTGGCCGCCGCCGCCCCTGGAGCGAGCGTCGAGGTGCGGGTGCCGCCGTTCGTCGCGGTGCAGTGCGTGCAGGGCCCGCGGCACACCCGAGGCACCCCGCCGAACGTGGTGGAAACCGATCCGCGCACCTGGCTGCTGCTGGCCACCGGGCTGTTGGAGCTCGACGCCGCGGGCCCGGCGGTGGAGCTGTCCGGGTCCCGGGCGGGGGAGATTTCGGGGTGGTTGCCCCTCCTGCGTCTAGGTGAATCCGGTTACCGGCCCGTAGACTGACTGCTGTCAGCCAACGCGACGTCCCGGGAGCAGCCCCAACGTGACAGAGCAGCCGATACACCTCGCCGACGCACACGTCGAGCCCGACGAACAGTCACCCCGCGAGGAATGCGGAGTCTTCGGTGTGTGGGCGCCCGGCGAGGATGTGGCGAAGCTCACCTATTACGGACTTTATGCGCTGCAACACCGCGGCCAGGAAGCCGCGGGGATCGCCGTCGCCGACGGATCACAGGTCATCGTGTTCAAGGATCTGGGCCTGGTGAGCCAGGTGTTCGACGAGGCGACCCTGGCCGGCATGGTCGGGCACGTCGCCGTCGGGCACTGCCGTTATTCCACCACCGGCTCCACCACCTGGGAGAACGCCCAACCGGTGTTCCGGCACACCGCCGCGGGCACCGGGGTGGCACTCGGCCACAACGGCAACCTGGTCAACACCGCCGAACTGGCCACCCAGGCGCGCGAGCTCGGCGTGATGAACAACGGCGGCATGTCGGCGACCACCGACTCCGACATCCTGGGCGCGCTGCTGGCCCACGGCGCGGCCGACACCAGCCTGGAACAGGCCGCCTGCGAGCTGCTGCCGACCGTCCGGGGCGCGTTCTGCCTGACCTTCATGGACGAGAACACCCTCTACGCCGCCCGCGACCCGCACGGTGTGCGACCGCTGTCGCTGGGCCGGCTGGATCGCGGCTGGGTGGTGGCCTCGGAGACCGCGGCCCTGGACATCGTCGGCGCCTCCTTCGTCCGGGACATCGAGCCCGGCGAACTGCTGGCCATCGACGCCGACGGGGTGCGCTCCACCCGCTTCGCCAACCCCACCCCGAAGACCTGCGTCTTCGAATACGTCTACCTGGCCCGCCCGGACAGCACCCTGGCCGGCCGGTCGGTGCACTCCACCCGCGTCGACATCGGCCGACGGCTGGCCAAGGAGATGCCGGTGGACGCCGACCTGGTGATTGGCGTCCCGGAATCGGGCACCCCGGCCGCGGTCGGCTACGCCCAGGAGTCCGGCATCCCGTTCGGGCAGGGCCTGATGAAGAACGCCTACGTCGGGCGGACGTTCATCCAGCCGTCGCAGACCATCCGCCAACTCGGCATCCGACTCAAGCTCAACCCGTTGCGCGAAGTGATCCGCGGCAAGCGCCTCGTGGTCGTCGATGACTCGATCGTGCGCGGCAACACCCAGCGCGCCCTGATCCGGATGCTTCGTGAAGCCGGCGCCCTGGAGGTGCACGTCCGGATCGCCTCCCCGCCGGTGAAGTGGCCGTGCTTCTACGGCATCGACTTCGCCTCGCCGGCCGAGCTGATCGCCAACGCCGCCCACGACGGGCCGCAGTCGGAGATGCTGGAGGCCGTTCGGCACGCTATCGGCGCGGACACCCTGGGCTACATCTCCACCGAGGCGATGATCTCGGCTACCGAGCAGCCGGCGTCGCGGCTGTGCTGCGCCTGCTTCGACGGCGTGTACCCGATCGAGCTGCCCAGTGAGACCGCGCTGGGCAAGAACGTCATCGAGCAGATGCTGGCGAATGCGGCCCGGGAAAACCCGGCCACCCCGGTGCAGGCGTCCAACGACAACGCCTCGGCGCTGCGCCGGCCGTAACGCGGGGGCGCCGTCACCCAACTCGCCCGGTAGATTGATGGGCGATGACCAAGCACGCTTCTGAACCCGGGATCTCCTACGCCTCCGCCGGCGTCGACATCGAAGCCGGTGACCGCGCCGTCGAACTCTTCAAGCCGCTCGCCAAGCGCGCGACGCGGCCCGAGGTGCGCGGCGGGCTGGGCGGATTCGCCGGCCTGTTCGCCCTGCGCAACGACTACCGCGAGCCGCTGCTGGCGTCATCGACCGACGGGGTGGGCACCAAACTGGCCGTCGCGCAGGCGATGGACAAGCACGACACGGTCGGCATCGACCTGGTCGCCATGGTCGTCGACGACCTCGTCGTCTGCGGCGCCGAACCGCTGTTCCTGCAGGACTACATCGCCATCGGCCGGGTCGTCCCGGAGCGGGTGCAGGCCATCGTCGCCGGCATCGCCGAGGGCTGCGTGCAGTCCGGCTGCGCGCTGCTGGGCGGGGAGACCGCCGAACACCCCGGCCTGATGGCCGCCGAACACTACGACCTGTCCGCCACCGGCGTGGGCGTGGTGGAGGCCGACGAGGTGCTCGGGCCCGAGCGGGTCCGCCCCGGCGACGTGGTGATCGGCATGGCGGCCTCCGGGCTGCACTCCAACGGCTACTCGCTGGCCCGCAAGGTGCTGCTGGAGATCGAGCGGCTCAAGCTCGAGGGGCACGTGGAGGAATTCGGCCGCACCCTCGGCGAGGAACTGCTGGAGCCGACCCGCATCTACGCCAAGGACTGCCTGGCGCTGGCCGCCGAGACCCAGGTCCGGACGTTCTGCCACGTCACCGGCGGTGGGCTGGCCGGGAACCTGGAACGCGTCATCCCCGACGGGTTGACCGCCGAACTGGACCGCGGCGCGTGGAGCCCCGGGCCGGTGTTCGGCATGATCGCCCAGCGCGGCCGCATCGAGCGCGCCGAGATGGAGAAGACCTTCAACATGGGCGTCGGCATGGTGGCCGTCGTCGCGCCGGAGGACACCGACCGCGCGTTGGCCATTCTGACCGCCCGCCATGTGGACTGTTGGGTGCTGGGCACCGTCAACAAGGGTGGCAAGGGCTCAGTGCGAGCCCACCTGAGAGGGGAACACCCCCGGTTCTGACCCCGGGGGTCAGGCCGGTGCTCAGCGGCGCCAGTCGTCCTCGTCGACCCAGCGATCGTCGGACCGGGCGTCATCGCCCGAACCGGCCAACTCCTGACGGAGTCGCTCGAAGTCGGTTTGCGGGGAGCTGTACTTAAGCTCACGAGCAACCTTGGTCTGCTTTGCCTTCGCCCGGCCGCGGCCCATGGGGGGACCCCCTCGCGCAATAACGGAGCGGCCCGAGGTGCGAGCGGCTCCGATCTGAATGTGTGTATTGTCCTGCCGACACTCTACCGTGCCGCGGAATCTGCCGTCGCAGCGCGGGCGTTACCGGCGGTTCGCGCGCAGCCGGTCCACCGCCGCGCGGCCCGCGCCGGGGGTGTCCTCGGGCGGCATCGAATCGGCGTCGATCCGGGCCGTCACACCATCGCCGGCCAGCAATTCGGTGTCGGCCGGGATGCCGCGCTTGATCAACGCGAGCGCCACCGGGCCGTCGTCGACGTGCTCGACGACAGTGCCGAGCCGCCCCACCGTGCGGCCGCCGGCGGTCACCGGGTCCCCGGTCTGCGGCCGGTCCGCGGAGCCGTCCAGATGCAGCAGCACCAGCATCCGCGGCGGCCGGCCCAGGTTGTGCACCCGGGCGACGGTCTCCTGACCGCGGTAGCAGCCCTTGTCCAGATGCACCGCGCCCAGCCCGGGCCCGCCGATCCAGCCGGCCTCGTGCGGGATGGTGCGCTCATCGGTGTCCACGCCCAGCCGCGGCCGCAGCGCCGCCACCCGGTGCGCCTCGTAGGCCCACAGGCCCGCCGGGCGGACCCCCGCCTGGCGCAGTGCGGCAAGCCGGGCGTCGACGTCGGCGCGGGGGATCAGTAGGTCCAGCTCCGGCGGATCGCCGGGCATCCGGCGGGCGAACCCACCGCCGGGCAGCGCCACGGCAGTCATCGGCTCGGGCAGGGCGTCGACGCCGACGGCGGCCAGCACCGCCGGGCCGGTCAACTTCGGCCCGATCAGGCTCAGCACCGCCAGGTCGGATTTCTCGGGCAATGCGTCGGCCCAGAACACCATCCGCTGCAGGTAGGTCAGCAGCGGCTCGGCGCGCCACGGCTCGGTGTCCAGGTAGCTGACGCCGTCGAGCTCGGTCTGCACCCAGTGATCCTCGACGCGGCCCTGACCGTCCAGGCTCAGGTTCTCGGTGCTGAGGCCGTCGGGCAGCTCGGTGATGTGCTGGGTGGTCAGCGAATGCAGCCAACTGCGGCGATCCGCGCCGGAGATGCTGATCACCCCGCGATGCGATCGGTCCACCACCACCGCGGCGACCTCGGCGGCGCGCTGCTCGCCCAGCGGATCGCCGTAGTGCCAGACCGCGCCCGCGTCGGGGCCGGATTCGGGAGCGGGAACCGCTGACATGCCTTCCACCATAGGCGGCATACTCTGTTGCGATGGTGGTGGTCACCCTCGATGGTGTGGTGCGCGATCCCGACGCGCCGTTGCTGTGCGCCGACGACCTGGCCGCGGTCCGCGGCGACGGGGTCTTCGAGACGCTGCTGGTGCGCGGCGGGCGGGCGTGCAAGGTGGAGGCGCACCTGAACCGGCTGGCCGCCTCGGCGGCCATGTTGGAACTGCCGGCCCCCGACCGCGACGCCTGGCGCGCCGCGATCGACGTCGCCGCCCGGGAGTGGGGCGCGACGCGCGAGGGCGCGCTGCGGCTGGTGTGCTCGCGGGGCCGGGAGAGCGGGTCGGCGCCCACCAGCTACGTGACGGTGTCCGCGCTGGCCGAACGGGTCGCCGCCGCCCGCGCCGACGGTGTCGCGGCGGTGCTGCTGGACCGGGGGCTGCCCGCCGCGGGCTGCGATAAGACGCCGTGGCTGCTGGCCGGCGCCAAGACGCTGTCCTACGCGGTGAACATGGCCGCACTGCGGCACGCCGCGGCCCAGGGCGCCGACGATGTGGTGTTCGTCAGCTCCGATGGGCTGGTGCTGGAGGGCCCGCGCTCGACGGTGGTCATCGCGGTGGCCGGCGACGGCGGCCGACCGTGCCTGCTGACCCCGCCGCCGTGGTACCCGATCCTGCGCGGCACCACCCAGCAATCGCTGTTCGAGGTGGCCCGCGACGAGGGCTACGACTGCGACTACCGGGCGTTGAAGCCCGCGGATCTGTTTGCCGCACAAGGAGTTTGGCTCGTCTCCAGCATCACGCTCGGGGCCCGGGTGCACACCCTGGACGGGGTGCGGTTGCCGGCGGCGCCGATGGCGACCGAAATGCGCAGACTAATTGATGTTGCGATCGCGCGGTAGACTGGCGTCCATGATCATCCTCGACTCCGCCCAGTTCCGCGCGTTGACGTCGTAGCTCTCCTGACTCCGGCGGTCAGCGCCTCCACTGACCACTTCCTGAAGTCCCCATGCAACATCCTGCTGTCACTCTCACCGCGCTGACCTTCCGCTGGCCCGACGGCGACACCGTTTGCGCCGACCTGGACGCCGCGTTCGGGCACGGCCGCACCGGGCTGGTCGGCGACAACGGCGCCGGCAAAACCACCCTGCTACGGCTGATCGCCGGCGACCTGACCCCCACCGGCGGCGCCGTCACCGCCACCGGGCACTACGAGACACTCGGCGAGGACTGGGACGTCGAGGCCCGAGCCCGGGCGGCGCTGGACGGGGTCGGGCTCACCGGCATCGGGCTGGACCGCACGGTGGCCACGCTGTCCGGCGGCGAGACGGTGCTGACCGCGCTGGTCGGGCTGCGCCTGGCCGGCGACGCCGTGGTGCTGCTCGACGAACCCACCAACAACCTCGACGCCGAATCGCGGCGGCTGCTCTACGACGCCATCGCCGGCTGGCGGGGCGTGCTGATCGTCGTCAGCCACGACACGACGCTGCTGGAGCTGATGGACGACACCGCCGAACTTCGGGCCGGGACGCTGCGCATGTTCGGCGGGCCGTACAGCGTCTACCGGGAGCAACTGGCCGCCGAGCAGGCCGCCGCCGAGCAGGCGGTGCGCACCGCCGAGCAGTCGCTGCGCGTGGAGAAACACCAGCGGGTCGAGGCCGAGACGAAACTGGCGCGCCGAATGCGTAAGGGCCGCACCGACTTCGAGAACAAACGCGCGCCGAAGATCATCATGAATCAGCGTAAGACCGAGGCGCAGGTGTCGGCGGGCAGGCTTCGCACCGAGTTCGACGGGAAGATCGCCGACGCGCGGGAGCACCTGGCGCGGCAGACCGAACGGGTGCGCCGCGACGACCGGATCCGCATCGACCTGCCCGACCCGGAGGTCCCGGCGCGACGTCGTCTCGCCGAACTCACCGACCCGCGCGGCGGCCGGCACATCGTCGCCGGACCGGAACGGATCGCGCTGACCGGGCGCAACGGCATCGGCAAGACCCGGCTGGCCAACACCCTGACGGCGCACACCGACCGGATCGGGCGGCTCGAGCAACGCCTGGAACTCGACGACGAGCTGACCGTGCTGGAGACCGTCGGCGACCGGCGCGCCGAACTGGCCCGGTTCCTGTTCCGCGGCGACGCGGTGGGCCGTCGGGTCGGGGAACTCTCCGGCGGCGAGCGCTTCCGGGTCGCGCTGGCCCGGCTGCTGCTGGCCGACCCGCCGCCCCAGCTGCTGATCCTGGACGAGCCGACCAACAACCTCGACCTCGGCAGCGTGGACGCGCTGGTCGGCGCGCTGGAGTGCTACCGCGGCGCGCTGTTGGTGATCAGCCACGACGCGGATTTCCTGTCTCGGCTGGGTATCGACACCTGGCTGCTGCTGGACGAGGGCGGGTTGCGGCGTGGATGATGCCCCAATGCGATCCGGGGGCGCACTGGCTTTGGCGGCAGGGCTGGCGTTGCTCTGCGCGTGCGCCCCCGGCGGCGACGGCCCGACCGAAGAGCACTGCCAGGCCAGCTCGTTGCCGACGCTGGACCCGGGCACGCTGACCCTGGCCACCGAGGCGCCGGCCTTCCCACCCTGGTTCCTCGACGACAGCCCGGAGAGCGGAGAAGGGTTCGAGTCCGCGCTGGGCTACGCCGTCGCCGACCGGTTGGGCTACGAGCGCGAGCAGGTGCGCTGGGTCCGGGTGCCGTTCAACACCGCGATGGCGCCGGGCGCCAAGGCGTTCGACGCGGCGATCGACCAGTTCTCCATCACCGAGCAGCGCAGGCAGATCGCCGACTTCTCCTCGCCGTACTACGACATCGTCCAAGCGGTGGTGACCGTGGCCGGGACCGACGCCGACGCGGTGACCTCGCGCAGCGGGCTGGCGGCGCTGCGGCTCGGCGCGGTCGCCAACACCACCGGCGCCGGGACCGCCCGAGCGCTGTCGGCCGCGCCGATCACGGTGTACGAGAACACCGTGGAGTCGATGGAAGGCCTGCGCGCGGGGCAGGTCGACGCGCTGGTGGCGGACCTGCCGACCGCGCGGACGTTGGCCGGAGAGATTCCCGGCGGGATCATCCTGGGCCGGTTGCCCAGCGGCACACCCGAGCAACTCGGGATTCTGCTGGACCTCGGCAGCCCGCTGACCCGGTGCGTGAGCGAGGCCGTGGACGGCATCCGCGACGACGGCACGCTGGCCGAACTGCAGCGCCGCTGGATGCCGGAGATCCCGGCCCGGGAGTTGGAGTAGCCCTCAGCCGGCCTTGTCAGCCGGCGAAACGCTGCAGCCGCGCCGACAGGTGCGGGGTCAGCTCGCCGTCGGCGTCGATGCGTTCCTCGACATAGGCCAGGTCGCCGTCCTCGACGATCCCGTACAGCCGCTTCGCGCCGCCGACCAGCGGGCCGCTGCGGCTGCGGGCCATCGCGTCGGTGGCCACCTCCCAGGAGGACTGACTCAGCGGGCGGCCGTAGAACAACTCGATGTAGCCGTCGGAGTGCGCCAGCAGCAACTCGACCGCCTGTGTTTCCAGCGGGTCGTCGTGGTCGACGACGAAGCGCCAGTACCCGGTCTCGCGCAGATCCTGGTCGGCGAATTCGCCGTCGTCGTCCAGCCGCCAGGTGCGGGACTCCCAATTCAGGTAGCCGCGGCCGTCGTGGGACACCACGATCTGCTGGCCGAACCGGTAGTCGCCGTCCTGGTCGTGCCCTTCGCCGACACCGCGCCACACGCCGACCATCGGCAGCAGCGCGAGCAACTCATCGCTGAGCTCGGCGCCGAGCCGGAGATTGGCGGTGTCCGCGGGCAGCGGCAGATCGTCGAAGACCGGAATGTTGCGACCGGCGGTGATCTTGGCGCGTTCGGCCGCAGCAGCGACCGCGGCGTCGCCGGATCCCGGGATCGGGTGCGTCACGACTCGTCGGTGATCAACCGGTACAGCGTGTACAACGCGAACCAGGTGATGACGACGACGGCCGCGACCAGGAGAAACTCGAAGAACAGGACCACGGCGGTGATTCTACCTCTGCCTCAGGCGACCAACACGTCGATCTGGTGCACGCCCTCGGCAGCCGGGGCCACCACCGCGTCACCGTTGCCGACAGTCGACGCCGCGCGCAGCCGCCAGCTGCCGGGCGCGGCGTAGAACCGGAAGTCACCGGCCGGGGTCGAACGGACCTCGGCGGTGAACTCGTCGGCGGCGTCGAGCAGCCGCACGGACGCGCCGCCCACCGGGCGTCCGTCGCCGTCGACCACGCGGCCGGAGATCACGCAGCTCATGACCGGACCCCCTGGGCGCGAAGGCGGACGGCAAGCGGATACAGCAGGCACCCCAGGCACACGTCGAAGGCGGCGTTGAGGAACGCCGCGAACAGCGCGAACCCGGTGGCGACCAGGCCGACGGCGGGCGCCCCGAGGGCGAAGCCGGCGACGCCGACCACGGCGAAGACCAGGCCGATGAGCTGCGCGAATCGCAGCGGCGCGACCGGTTCGGTCTCGATGGCCGGTCCCAGTTGCGGTTTGACGACGGTGGCGAAGAACCGGCCGTAGGGCGTCTTGGTCGGGCCGAACGCGGCGCCGATGGCGAACACCACGGCCTGGGCGGCCAGCAAAACGGCCGCGATCCGCGGGTCCACGCCGGCGACCAGGATGGTGGCGATCAGCACCGCGGTGGTGATCCAGGCGGCGAAGCGCGGTCCGCGCACGTCAACCCGGGGGGAATCGATTTGGGTGGTCACGAAAAATCTCCTGAAGGGGTCACTGTCGGTTGGCCGGAGTGAGCCGCGGCGCGACGGGGCGCGGGGACTCAGCGACAACTACAACGACAGCAACAACCTGCGGTCCGGCAGTAATCCACCGCGCGGCGCTTCGTCAGCAGGTTGGGCACGTGTGCCAGGGTAGCAACTTCGGTCTCAGCTGAGCAACGGCGCGAGCGCCGACTTGAGGTCCGCAGCCGACGGCACCCCGGTGGTGCGGTACCGCGGCTTGCCATCCGCGTCGAAGATGATGGTCGTCGGCAGGGACAGCACCGACAGTCGTCGGGCGGCCTCCGGATCGGCGTCCATGTCGATTTCCACGTGGGCGACCTGCGGCAGCTCGGCGCTCACCGCGTCGATCACCTTCCGCACCTGCCCGCACGGCCCGCACCACGGCGCGCTGAAGTGCAGCAGCGTCGGGCCGGTGCTGCTCAGCCCGAGACCCGAGGTGTCGACGTTGGCGGCCGCCTCGGCCGAACGCAGCATCCCGGCGCGCAGCGCGATCAGCCGGCCGACCACCAACCCGAGACCCAGCACTGCGATGACCACCGCGATGGTGATGCCCATATTCATGTCGGCCTCCTGATCAGGACTGGGTGAACTCTTCCAGTGTGACCGTCACACCTGTGATGACGCCCTCGATGATGACGTCGGAGCCCCGCGCGCCCTGGGTGCTGGGGGCCACCCCGAACGGCAGCACCTGATCCGGCAGCGAACCTTCGAAAGCCCGCAGCACCGCGCCGACCCGGTCCTCGGGCACCTCCTGATCCGCCGTGCCCGGGCCGGTCAGGATCCCGGTCGGGGTGATCAGCAGGGTGTGCTGCTGCGGCCCGACCATGCTGAGGTCCACCGACACGCTGACCCGCTTGTCGATGCCGGCGCTGCGCGGAGTCCCGCTGAACACCAGACCGACCGGCGCGGAGATCCCGGACTCGGTGGTGTTGTCGTCGTCGGTGTCCGGCGGGGCCTCCACCATCAGGTCCTTCACCCCGATGAACGCGCCCAGGTACCGGGAATTGATGATGATCCGGCTCTCCAGGGTGTCCACCGGGATCGGCGCGTCCGGGCGCACCAGCCAGGACGCCTCGGTCAGGTCCAGATCGTGCATGGTGGCCTCGAGCGACGCCCGGCCGACATGCGGGTGCGCCACGTCGTTGGCCTTGATCTCCACCTCGTGGTAGCGGTGCCCCAGCGCCTGGGTGACGAACGGAAAGCCCAGGATGTTGGCCGACGGATCCCAGTCCAATTTCGCCGCGGCGCGGATGGTGCGAGACAGCTTGTACTCGGCGTAAATGGCGAAACCGAAATCCACGGCGACGAATGCGACGGCGATCGAGACGACCGTCGCGATCGCCGCTTTCAGCAGCTTGGGCACCCCGTCATTGTGGCTCATGGGGCTCTCGGCGCTATGGTTATAGGCGCCCTGGTCGGTTACGGCGCTGTGTCGGCCGCGATTCCGCGCGTTTGCCGGAGACTGGAGGCCCCCTGATGGACCTGCTGCTTTTAACGGTCGATCCCACCCCCGACGCGGTTCTGCCCGCCCTGTCGCTGCTGCCGCACAACCTGTGCACCGCCCCGTCCGAGGTGTCCTCACTATTGGAGGCCGGCAACGCCGACATCGTGATCGTCGACGCCCGCACCGACCTGGTGGCCGCCCGCGGGCTGTGTCGCCTGCTGGGCAGCACCGCCGGGACGGTGCCGGTGGTCGCGGTGCTCAACGAGGGCGGGTTGGTCGCGGTCAACGGCGAATGGGGGCTCGACGAGATCCTGCTGCCCGGCACCGGCCCGGCCGAGATCGACGCCCGGCTGCGCCTGCTGGCCGGCCGCCGCGGAGACGCGGCCGGCGGCGAGGCCACCGGGACGGTCACCCTCGGCGAATTGTCCATCGACGAGGGGACCTACACCGCGCGGTTGCGCGGCGCCCCGCTGGACCTGACCTACAAGGAATTCGAGCT harbors:
- the purL gene encoding phosphoribosylformylglycinamidine synthase subunit PurL, which encodes MTHAFDTVEHAAATPDQPQPYRELGLKDDEYARIREILGRRPTDAELAMYSVMWSEHCSYKSSKVHLRYFGETTTEEMKAAMLAGIGENAGVVDIGDGWAVTFKVESHNHPSYVEPYQGAATGVGGIVRDIMAMGARPVAVMDQLRFGAADAPDTRRVLDGVVRGVGGYGNSLGLPNIGGETVFDASYAGNPLVNAMCVGVLRKEDLHLAFASGAGNKIILFGARTGLDGIGGVSVLASDTFSGDESGSGRKKLPSVQVGDPFTEKVLIECCLELYAAHLVVGIQDLGGAGLSCATSELASAGDGGMKIELDAVPLRATGMTAAEVLSSESQERMCAVVTPDNVDAFMAVCRKWDVLATVIGEVTEGDRLIIDWHGETVVDVPPRTVAHEGPVYQRPVARPDSQDALIADTSAGLERAVTGEQLRDTLLAMLASPALCSRAFITEQYDRYVRGNTVLAENADGGVLRIDEQTGRGIAVSTDASGRYTQLDPYTGAQLALAEAYRNVAVTGATPVAVTNCLNFGSPEDPGVMWQFSQAVRGLADGCAALGIPVTGGNVSFYNQTGATAILPTPVVGVLGVIDDVARRIPTGLGAEPGETLLLLGDTRDEFDGSIWAQVTGDHLGGVPPQVDLDREKLLAEVLTAASRDGLLSAAHDLSEGGLAQAVVESALAGETGVRLVLPEGVDPFVLLFSESAGRVLVAVPRTEESRFRAMCEARALPCERVGVVDQGSDALEVQGQFSVTLAELRRVWEATLPKLFG
- a CDS encoding CPBP family intramembrane glutamic endopeptidase, with translation MKPLVVPLAWAGVGTALALATGRLTGNRLGLRGKEVRDGAVWGAAAATTVGLAVAAGTALPAVRDGMTERTPPGDGWGWLAWQIPVQTVWTEEMIYRGAVKTWAQRAFGRRRGQLAQAAVFGLSHAPGAYRNGESVLGTVAVTGVAGWVFGELADRTGSLLAPMLAHLAINESGAIATMAVRRAGDRAGADGAP
- a CDS encoding sterol carrier family protein codes for the protein MAPRKPPDPAAARAAVLALADWLRDPAVAEPERAALAEAVRLTARTLAAAAPGASVEVRVPPFVAVQCVQGPRHTRGTPPNVVETDPRTWLLLATGLLELDAAGPAVELSGSRAGEISGWLPLLRLGESGYRPVD
- the purF gene encoding amidophosphoribosyltransferase, coding for MTEQPIHLADAHVEPDEQSPREECGVFGVWAPGEDVAKLTYYGLYALQHRGQEAAGIAVADGSQVIVFKDLGLVSQVFDEATLAGMVGHVAVGHCRYSTTGSTTWENAQPVFRHTAAGTGVALGHNGNLVNTAELATQARELGVMNNGGMSATTDSDILGALLAHGAADTSLEQAACELLPTVRGAFCLTFMDENTLYAARDPHGVRPLSLGRLDRGWVVASETAALDIVGASFVRDIEPGELLAIDADGVRSTRFANPTPKTCVFEYVYLARPDSTLAGRSVHSTRVDIGRRLAKEMPVDADLVIGVPESGTPAAVGYAQESGIPFGQGLMKNAYVGRTFIQPSQTIRQLGIRLKLNPLREVIRGKRLVVVDDSIVRGNTQRALIRMLREAGALEVHVRIASPPVKWPCFYGIDFASPAELIANAAHDGPQSEMLEAVRHAIGADTLGYISTEAMISATEQPASRLCCACFDGVYPIELPSETALGKNVIEQMLANAARENPATPVQASNDNASALRRP
- the purM gene encoding phosphoribosylformylglycinamidine cyclo-ligase: MTKHASEPGISYASAGVDIEAGDRAVELFKPLAKRATRPEVRGGLGGFAGLFALRNDYREPLLASSTDGVGTKLAVAQAMDKHDTVGIDLVAMVVDDLVVCGAEPLFLQDYIAIGRVVPERVQAIVAGIAEGCVQSGCALLGGETAEHPGLMAAEHYDLSATGVGVVEADEVLGPERVRPGDVVIGMAASGLHSNGYSLARKVLLEIERLKLEGHVEEFGRTLGEELLEPTRIYAKDCLALAAETQVRTFCHVTGGGLAGNLERVIPDGLTAELDRGAWSPGPVFGMIAQRGRIERAEMEKTFNMGVGMVAVVAPEDTDRALAILTARHVDCWVLGTVNKGGKGSVRAHLRGEHPRF
- a CDS encoding DUF3073 domain-containing protein, coding for MGRGRAKAKQTKVARELKYSSPQTDFERLRQELAGSGDDARSDDRWVDEDDWRR